In the genome of Zonotrichia albicollis isolate bZonAlb1 chromosome 24, bZonAlb1.hap1, whole genome shotgun sequence, one region contains:
- the LOC141731643 gene encoding olfactory receptor 14J1-like, producing MSNSSSIRHFLLLALADTRQLQLLHFCLLLGISLAALLGNGLIISAVACSSHLHTPMFFFLLNLAFTDLGFICTTVPKAMHNSLWDTRNISYTGCAAQLFFFAFFISAELSLLTIMCYDRYVSICKPLHYGTLLGSRAWAHMAAAAWASAFLYSLMHMANTFSLPLCHGNVLGQFFCEIPQILKLSCSDTFLREFGLLAFSAFLFLGCFVFIVFSYVQIFRAVLRIPSEQGRQKAFSTCLPHLAVVSLYISTGSFAHLKPLSMSSPSLDLALSVLYSVVPPALNPLIYSLRNQELKDALRKMLFRNN from the coding sequence atgtccaacagcagctccatcaggcacttcctcctgctggcattggcagacacgcggcagctgcagctcctgcacttctgcctcttgctgggcatctccctggctgccctcctgggcaacggcctcatcatcagcgccgtagcctgcagcagccacctgcacacgcccatgttcttcttcctgctcaacctggccttcactgacctgggcttcatctgcaccactgtccccaaagccatgcacaattccctctgggacaccaggaacatctcctacacaggatgtgctgcacagctctttttctttgctttttttatttcagcagagctttccctcctgaccatcatgtgctacgaccgctacgtgtccatctgcaaacccctgcactacgggaccctcctgggcagcagagcttgggcccacatggcagcagctgcctgggccagtgcctttctctattcactgATGCACatggccaatacattttccttgcccctgtgccatggcaatgtcctgggccagttcttctgtgaaatcccccagatcctcaagctctcctgctcggACACATTCCTGAGGGAATTTGGGCTTCTTGCTTTTAGTGCTTTCCTTTTCttgggttgttttgtgttcattgttttctcctatgtgcagatcttcagggctgtgctgaggatcccctctgagcagggacggcaaaaagccttttccacctgcctccctcacctggctgtggtctccttGTACATCAGTACTGGATCATTTGCTCACCTTAAGCCcctctccatgtcctccccatccctggatctggccctgtcagttctgtactcagtggtgcctccagccctgaaccccctcatctatagcctgaggaaccaggagctcaaagATGCCCTGAGGAAAATGCTTTTCAGAAACAATTAA
- the LOC141731642 gene encoding olfactory receptor 14A16-like — MSNSSSISHFILLALADTRQLQLLHFCLLLGISLAALLGNGLIISAVACSHHLHMPMFFFLLNLALSDLGSICTTVPKAMHNSLWDTRDISYSGCAAQDFLILFFLATEICLLTIMCYDRYVSICKPLHYGTLLGSRACAHMAAAAWASAFLNALMHTANTFSLPLCHGNALGQIFCEIPQILKLSCSKSYLREFGLLAVSACLSFGCFVFIVFSYVQIFRAVLRIPSEQGRHKAFSTCLPHLAVVSLFYSTGTFAYLKPPSMSSPSLDLALSVLYSVVPPALNPLIYSLRNQELKAAVWRLMTGCFQEH, encoded by the coding sequence atgtccaacagcagctccatcagccacttcattctgctggcattggcagacacgcggcagctgcagctcctgcacttctgcctcttgctgggcatctccctggctgccctcctgggcaacggcctcatcatcagcgccgtagcctgcagccaccacctgcacatgcccatgttcttcttcctgctcaacctggccctcagcgacctgggctccatctgcaccactgtccccaaagccatgcacaattccctctgggacaccagggacatctcctactcaggatgtgctgcccaagactttctgattttattttttcttgcaaCAGAGATTtgcctcctgaccatcatgtgctacgaccgctatgtgtccatctgcaaacccctgcactacgggaccctcttgggcagcagagcttgtgcccacatggcagcagctgcctgggccagtgcctttctcaatgctctcatgcacacagccaatacattttcccttcccctgtgccatggcaatgccctgggccagatcttctgtgaaatcccacagatcctcaaactctcctgctccaaatcttACCTTAGGGAATTTGGGCTGCTTGCTGTTAGTGCCTGTTTatcatttggttgttttgtgttcattgttttctcctatgtgcagatcttcagggccgtgctgaggatcccctctgagcagggacggcacaaagccttttccacctgcctccctcacctggctgtggtctctctGTTCTATAGCACTGGCacatttgcctacctgaagcccccctccatgtcctccccatccctggatctggccctgtcagttctgtactcagtggtgcctccagccctgaaccccctcatctacagcctgaggaaccaggagctcaaggctgcagtgtggagactgatgactggatgcttccaggaACATTAA